One Brevibacillus choshinensis genomic window carries:
- a CDS encoding aspartate kinase, with translation MKVAKFGGTSLANAEQIKKVCSIIRADQDRRLIVVSAPGKRCKDDTKVTDLLIRYAERYLETGEASAEKQEIFGRYQEIARELQLPCEVVAQIEAELDEVLSNRKMLAADRFMDAVKAAGEDTCAKVVAHYLRSLGEDARYINPEAAGMLVTDEVGNAHVLPEAYEKLSALRSKSGITVFPGFFGFTEAGDLVTFSRGGSDITGSILAAAVKADVYENFTDVDSVYVVNPNLIERPVEVKEITYREMRELSYSGFGVFHEEALSPAYQADIPVCIKNTNNPSAPGTMIVSEPPVSTKRVSGIASDSGFCSIYVSKYLMNKEIGFGRKLLQILEEESLSYEHTPSGIDNISVILRERDLTADKEQRIVERIQNELQVDDVTVTHGLALVMIVGEGMRQSVGTTARAATALAAAKINLEMINQGSSEVSMMFGVKAEEADRAVIALYQEFFGCESEEQEAFARHSSSVMV, from the coding sequence ATGAAGGTTGCAAAATTCGGCGGCACTTCGCTTGCGAATGCAGAACAGATAAAGAAAGTATGCAGCATCATCAGGGCAGATCAAGACCGGCGATTGATCGTCGTCTCGGCACCGGGGAAGAGATGTAAGGACGATACGAAAGTGACGGATTTATTGATTCGATATGCGGAACGTTATTTGGAGACGGGTGAAGCGTCCGCGGAGAAGCAGGAGATTTTCGGACGTTATCAGGAGATCGCTCGGGAGCTGCAGCTGCCGTGCGAGGTGGTGGCGCAGATCGAAGCAGAGCTGGATGAAGTGCTCTCCAACCGCAAAATGCTTGCGGCTGACCGATTCATGGATGCAGTCAAGGCAGCGGGTGAAGATACCTGCGCCAAGGTGGTCGCCCATTATCTTCGCAGCCTGGGAGAGGATGCTCGCTACATCAATCCAGAGGCTGCGGGCATGCTGGTCACCGATGAGGTGGGGAACGCACACGTCCTGCCGGAAGCGTATGAGAAGCTGTCCGCCCTGCGCTCGAAGTCTGGCATCACCGTTTTTCCAGGATTTTTCGGATTTACGGAGGCTGGGGATCTGGTGACCTTCTCGCGCGGAGGCTCGGACATAACCGGTTCGATTCTGGCGGCGGCGGTCAAAGCAGACGTCTATGAGAACTTTACGGATGTCGACTCGGTCTACGTGGTGAATCCGAATTTGATTGAACGGCCCGTGGAGGTAAAAGAAATTACGTACCGTGAAATGAGGGAGCTGTCTTATTCGGGGTTCGGGGTGTTCCATGAAGAGGCGTTGAGCCCTGCCTATCAGGCTGACATTCCCGTTTGCATCAAAAATACAAACAATCCGTCCGCACCTGGCACGATGATTGTAAGCGAACCGCCGGTTTCCACGAAACGGGTGTCCGGCATCGCGAGTGACAGTGGATTCTGCAGCATTTATGTCAGCAAGTACTTGATGAACAAAGAAATAGGCTTTGGGCGCAAGCTGCTGCAAATACTGGAAGAGGAATCCCTTTCCTACGAGCATACACCGTCTGGGATTGACAACATTTCCGTCATCCTGCGGGAACGCGATCTGACAGCAGACAAGGAGCAGCGAATCGTGGAGCGCATCCAGAATGAGCTGCAGGTAGATGATGTCACAGTGACTCACGGACTGGCTCTGGTCATGATCGTAGGCGAGGGGATGAGACAGTCGGTGGGAACCACAGCGCGTGCTGCCACTGCTCTGGCTGCCGCAAAGATCAATCTGGAAATGATCAATCAGGGCTCGTCTGAGGTCAGCATGATGTTCGGAGTGAAGGCGGAAGAGGCAGACCGTGCCGTCATCGCCTTGTATCAGGAGTTTTTTGGATGCGAGTCGGAAGAGCAAGAGGCATTTGCCCGTCACTCTTCCTCAGTGATGGTGTAA
- a CDS encoding polysaccharide deacetylase family protein translates to MKKQALSLFIVTMLLASSLTGSALAQKQRDRDYYETRGEIVWEVNTNKKVMALTFDDGPDPEYTAQIAALLREYNAKATFFMVGSRVKAFPQVARQLVSENHELANHTYSHPDVRRISNDRLQAEMEKTQEIIYASTGVRPQLFRPPGGYYSDSVVNVAKRSGFLVVMWSWHQDTRDWSDPGVKKIVNKVINNARNGDIVLFHDYGGNRSQTVKALREILPVLQKRGYEFVTVSEMMRLYGKTKKVGQGDQGDD, encoded by the coding sequence ATGAAGAAGCAAGCTTTGTCCTTGTTTATCGTCACGATGCTGCTCGCGTCGTCTTTGACTGGCTCAGCACTGGCGCAGAAGCAAAGGGATCGCGACTACTACGAAACACGCGGCGAAATCGTGTGGGAGGTAAATACCAACAAAAAAGTAATGGCACTGACCTTTGACGATGGGCCTGATCCTGAGTACACAGCGCAAATTGCCGCGCTGTTGAGGGAATACAATGCAAAGGCAACCTTTTTTATGGTAGGCTCCCGCGTGAAGGCATTTCCCCAGGTCGCGCGCCAGCTGGTCTCGGAGAACCACGAACTGGCGAATCATACGTACAGTCATCCGGATGTGCGCAGAATCTCCAACGATCGGCTGCAGGCGGAAATGGAGAAAACCCAAGAGATCATCTATGCGAGCACAGGGGTCAGACCTCAGCTATTCCGTCCACCTGGAGGGTACTACAGCGATTCTGTGGTGAACGTCGCGAAACGTTCCGGTTTTCTCGTCGTCATGTGGTCCTGGCACCAGGATACGCGCGACTGGAGCGATCCCGGTGTAAAGAAGATCGTAAACAAAGTCATAAACAACGCTCGAAACGGTGACATCGTCCTCTTCCACGATTACGGGGGCAACCGCAGCCAGACCGTAAAGGCGCTTCGTGAAATCTTGCCGGTGCTGCAAAAGCGTGGGTACGAGTTTGTCACGGTTTCGGAGATGATGCGCCTGTATGGAAAAACAAAAAAAGTGGGGCAAGGTGATCAAGGGGACGATTGA